The Pungitius pungitius chromosome 4, fPunPun2.1, whole genome shotgun sequence nucleotide sequence TTGCTGCGGATGGTTTCCGGGGCTTCTACCGGGGATATGTGGCTTCTCTGCTCACTTATATCCCAAACAGCGCCGTCTGGTGGCCTTTCTATCATTTTTACGCAGGTAAATTCTCTTTACCCCGTTGAAACACTTTGCcgatgtgtttttctgtgtgttcaaACGTCTGCAGCGAGAAACGAGTCCACCGGGCCTCGTCCTTTGGCTAATTAAAGTGTCTTTAATGTTCTCCAGAGCAACTCTCTAAGCTGGCCCCCAGTGACTGCCCTCATCTGCTTCTACAAGCCATGGCTGGACCTCTAGCAGCCGCTACGGCCTCAACCATCACCAACCCGATGGACGTGGTCCGAGCCAGAGTGCAGGTACCTACTGTGCATCCCTTTAGGCCCAGTGATAGagtgattgatttgattgatgtGCAGAAGTGAGGCTCAACCCCGAAGATGCAACGTGAACAAATTTACCTTCAGTTGTAAGTTGGTGACTCGGCTGGTCAACTTTAAACTGttgctactgtgtgtgtgtgtgtgtgtgtggttttaggTCGAGGGCAGGTCTTCGGTCATCGACACCTTCAGGCAGCTGATCAAGGAGGAGGGCTACTGGGGTTTGACCAAAGGACTGTCGGCGCGCATCATCTCCTCGGGACCCACGGCCATCGTCATGGTGGTCGGCTACGAGTCGCTGAAGAAGCTGAGTCTGCGCCCGGAGCTGCTGGACTCGAGGCACTGGTAGAGAGCGGAGAACTGGCGGGTCGGAACCACACTGGATGAGAGAAACGTTTATTTAAAAAGGACTAGCTGAGGTATCAGACGTCGTGTTCACACCAACAGGTTCTGGTTGGTAACCAGATGAAGAGTCGGACccgcgggggggaggggaaggtggAGGCGTGTGTGCTGTGGGCAGAAGAGGAATCGACGCCTACTGGGTTTGTTGATCAGGGTTCAGAAGAAGGTCGAAtaacttgtttgttttctcgCCCGGGCGTGATGTCTGGATTTTTTCCTCTGGCTTTTATTCTTAAGTCACTGCCTTTTCAAGAGTGATCGAGaccatctttgttttttgtttttgttgaatgtgCGTGTGGAGAAACGTTGGCATTAGACATTTCACCCTCCGATGTGTAGCTATGTTACATTGACCCTTTGCTAAGTCCAACCGACGTGGCTGTTTCCATGCAAAACAGGGTCCACGCACAGTTTCTCTGAGGTACTGGTGTCTCTGGTGAAAGTAGCGCAGTGTTGAAGCAGCTCTGAGGGTGAGGATTGAGGAGCAGTCTGCAGGGTTTCCTCCTGTAAACGAGTGCAATACTGTAAGTGTTTAACCCTCTTGAGTTGTGTGTTTCCTGTCCATTGTGTAAATACTGTGTCTTAAAGGAATAAGCCTTTTACATCCTTTATTTCCGTCATGTTTTGGGGGATTATCGCTTCAAACCTTCACATCTTGTTTTTAAGATTTTTACTTCAATAGGAACCCCGTTGTGTCTCGTGGTTCTTTTTGGAATTAGACCTGTATAAATACGTATGTATTTAGCAAATTTCCCGAGAATCGCGGCTCCATAGGCATAAACATGTAATAAATATGTTTCCTATTTGGTTTGAATCACTCCACATAAATGGCTTTGTCTGTGAGAATCACATGTGTGCAGCTCATTGGTCTCCTTCCAAACGCCCCTCACCTGGGCCTTCAGTTAAACACTAGTGATCTGCTCATGTGACCCATCCACTGGATCCTtcctctgacccctgacccctgatcAGAGGCCAGTGACTCTTAGACATCACCTCCTCATTGAGGCTTGATGCATCTCTCAGGGAGAAGAGGGTTTGATACTTGTGTGCTGATAGAGCATGAAGTCACTGCACATCTCTTTGCATTGGGAGATTATTCCCATTTACTATTGTTGTTGTACTTATTTGGACTTCTATTCTGTTGTTGTGTTCTGTTTGCGTGACGTTTCATTGCAGTGAAACATTTGGAGCTGAATGTTACGGAGGGGGCTGATGACCTGACACGCCTTCACCACCCCATCAACACACAACATGGGCACacattttaatacaaatgttgaaatgtttccTACACTCAGTCAAGTTCACTCCAACCCGTCCTCCCTTTTCCTGAGAAGACCTGTGTGAGTGGGAGAGGaagaaatattatttatttattgtttaaaatgtctttacatCCCAGTAAGAGCAATTCAAACAACAATGTAACTGAAACCTAGAAGCTTATTGGTCTTCAGCACCTCTTAAACGGGACTAACTGAACTAAaccaaaaatgcaataaaatgagactttatttgttgttttcaaagtgCCAGCTAGGaggaaaatgtgtatttgattACAGTGACAAACAGCTTGGACATTTACTTGTAAAATAACTCAACAAAGTATAAGTGCTTGATAATTATAACAACAATTGTCATTGCTTTAATGTCCAAATATTTGCATACAAAGTACGGAAAATAGTCATTTCGATTTTTGTCTTGAAAAAACAGAACTATATATTCTATTATGATTCATAAAACATATAATGATTTCACATCATGCTTGTGATGAGAGTTCAGTCTTTAGTCTCCCAGCTGAGGACATGTTTTAAGAGAACAAGTTTATCGGTTTAATCGGTGAAAATGCGCCTTAAACGCGTGGATAAAAGCGAGCGTGAGCTTCTTCTTTCTCTACTTCCTCGGGCAGCGGTCACGGGCCTCCGGTCCTTCTCCTCTGGTCGGCTTCGCCTCGCTGCTGTTCTTGCAGCTGTACGGACCCGTTCTTAAATCTGAACAACAGAAAGGTCAGTAAGCGACGTGCCGCTCCAATAACACAGTCCTCAAGTCCCTGCATCCCACATGCATCCCACATGCATCCCACATGCATCCCACATCCACAAGAAGAGGAATCTTAGAATCCAGAGGGTACCGAGGGTCTAGATGGCGCCGACCCACAGACGCTCATTATGTCTCAGCAGCACATCACAGAGACACGCTAATGTGTAATCAAAGACAAgaacaacaacgacaaaaagaatcctttaaatcttattttttgtaaaaaatgaatgttcccCCCATGTTTTACCAACGTTTATACGCACACCTTCCCTCCCTGACCGGGTCTGACCTGCGAGGCCCAGTCTGTGGCAACAGGCACCGCAAGAATGCTTCTGCCGGAAAGCGCTGATGGCGGCATCTCCGAGGCTGTCTGGACCGAAAAGCATCTCACTGCTACTCCCCCTGCGACAGGGTGAGGAAAATACACATTCAAGGTCATTGAACGCTCCGGAATCAGAAGGGAAAGGTTTGCAAAACGTACCGTAGATGATCTGCCACAAGAACGGTTGGATCAGTCAGCTCCTCTCCTACACCTtcccattaaaaacaacaagtcaCCCCTCATTTAAAAGACCCATGGACACAAAGGCATGATgcaacacctccccccccccaccccgaaggAACCCTACCCTGCATATGGAGCACCAGGAGCTCTCTGCAGGAGTACTCGTAGGTCCAGTGGGAGAACGCCAGCAGCATCTCCTCCAGtgaacagcagggggcgaccTCTTCTCCGCTGCGGGTGttgtacttcctgaagtccccGGACATGTTCCTCTCGATGGTCAGCCACTGGCCATTTGAATGCCAGAGGACCAGCGCCACGTCCAGAAACCTgttggtgcgggggggggggcgttagtaCGTGCACCTACACATGCGTGCAGTTGACCGGACACACACCTCGGTGAGTGATGCATATCGGCGGGTTTGACCGAGTTGAAGACGCGCATCATCTCCTGGGCCGCTCTCTGCTGCTGGATCTCCTTCAGAAGCATCCAACAGTGTGAAAAACGTCACTTAAAAAGAAGCCATTCAAGCTCATCGTGGAGAAAATGAGAAACTTTTCAGGCGCACTCACCCTCAAGCACAGCTGCAGGGACGCCTCCTGCGGCCCGTGGGCTTTCGCCACGTACACCGCGCCAGGTGTGAGCGCGCCGCGCTCCGCCCAGGTACACAGCACCCTGCGGCCCCGCCGcaggccccccgccccccccagagggGCCTCCGAGGGGCCGAGGGGCCGCAGCATGGCGGACAGGCCCCGTGTGGACCAGGAGCAGTCGGTGCCGCACTCGGGCTCAACGCCAGGGGACAACGGGTCCAGAGAGTAGACGCTCACCTCTTCGCCTCCTGCGGTGAAACGGAGGAACGAGGGaatggaaggagaaaaaaagggggtgggggggggggggggggggtcgattgTGGGAAATAAATGGAGCGTGAGCAAGAAAGCAGAGAGTCACCTGGAATGGAGACGGGGGAGAAGGGGATGGTGTGAGCCAGTCTCATCAGGTTGTTTCTCTCCACAGCTGCCGACACACGGACGAATCCAGGAATCAAAGAGGCAGTAAAACCAAACCGAATGAATCCGTGTTAACGTTCTGCATGATGTCTAAGTACCTGAATAGTTGGGGTACAAATTCTCAGAGGACTGGAACGAGGAGCTTTTTGCTGAAgcaaatgagagaaaaaaaaagtcaatttcaCGATGACCGATTAAATAATAATAgagatatatttttaaatgcaaatgttgataaATACCTTCGAGGCCGATCCCACTCTGTAAACTGTCAAATtcataaagaaaaacatttgacacaATTCCAGGTCGTCCTCAGATGTTTCAGAACCAAAAAGAGTTTGGACTTACGACGACCTGCGGCTGGTGGAGCGGGGGCAGCCGGGGCGCCTGGCGTCCTGCGGGCCGACGGACACAGCTTCACATATCGCATCTGTCAGCCACATTTATAATGTTTCCCCACAACTTTACCTTTTTCAACCAATCCGTCGGTTCAACATCTGAAAACGATTTTGAGATTTTTATTATTCAAGAAGAGTGAACAGTTACAGGATCACTTCAGATCAGAGTTGGTTTGGGCTCTTCATGGAGCCTTCTTGCTTCAGTGGCTGCACTGTAAACTATTAACTAATAAGATCTCAGTATAATACTGTGTGCATCTCCTCACTGAGTCGACTGAGACTGGTTGAAGCCGACCAACACGTCGGCTCTCCCCTCGATCTCCGCTCCGTTCTCCAGCTGCCGCGGGACAGATTGGACGTTGCCTTCAAAGAACACGTCACAATGAGCAGCTTTCATGAGCCATTTGGTCAAATGTCACGAATGAAGTAAATCTGTGAACATCTCACAGTCTCCCGAAGCTTCGCTGTCTTCCTCTTGCGGCTTTTCCTTGAGACGTGAGTGGAGTCGGAGGACTTGGGCCTCTCTGTGGGAACCGAAACACCCCACCAGAGCAAATGGATCACACAGAAGATAGAAAGTACCAGTAGGTTTGGattatttctcattttttattataaaaagagTGCGGTACATGTAAACATTTTACGGATCTATATAAATATCCAGATCTAGTACttacacaaaaataaagataGTAGCATGCAAATATTTATCGGCACAtgctcatttatttgttttaaagcgTTTATTTGTAACGGCTGCAATGCGATGTGCGACGTCACCTTTGCTGCGCGGCAGTGACGCGTCGTCCCTGAAACTCTTTGCGCCGGACCAAGTGTCTCTGTCCTTCGCTCCGTGGAGCAAAGGACAGGATCCCCTCgtcagaggggggggcgtcACGGACAAAAGGTCCTCCTCCACACTGGATGGGCGGGATGTGCAGGGGCCACGGGGCGGGCCTCTGGGCGGAGGGGTCGCAGTCCTCCCGCTTCGGCTGCGAGGTCTGGACTGAGAACTGCCGTCGTCCTGAGAAAAGGCCGGATTGAGCAAACCCTCGGAGACGTGAGGAGGCTCAGACAGAAGGACAGCGTGAGAAGAGGCTCCGGATGGTTCTCCACTAgacagctcctcttcctcctcttcctcctcttccaccgaAGTTTCCTCCGGACTTGGACGCACGTATGGCTCAACAGAAAGAGGAGATGATCCACAAGCCGGACGGGGTGTCTGACCCCTGAAACCATACGGATGATCACTCTCCCCGTGAAAGTGAGAGAAGGAAGCAGGACGCGAAGGTCTAGAGGCGCCCAGCCAATCCTCCACGGGACGGGCAACAGCTGCAGGCTGTAAAAAGGAGAGATATACGTAAAAAACGATGTTAACTGCTGGGTATTAAATCCTCATTCCATTTAACTCCACTTATCATGGTGAAAAGTCAACAGGAAGTACCtgattccttccttcctctccatcttcatTGCGTCCTCGTCTGCTTCCCTCAGCTGCGACACTGCACTCCATTCTTCTCCGCGACCGGGTCCGGCTGCGAGGGAGGGCGTGCCGGGACGCTGCGGTCGGGGCACACGGAACCAGGCGGGCCTCCTCCGAGGCAGAGAGCAGACTGAGCGTGTCCACGGCCGCAGCCGACAGGTCCTGGAGGCGACCCAGCTGACAGTCCAGATCCAGCAGGCTGTCCTGAATGAAGAGGACCTTCTCCGAGACGTCCCCCACCATCGCGGACATCTCCTCGGCTCTGGTAGATCAGAACAGACGGTGATGCTGCGTGTTTGATGTTCTCGCCTTAGTGAACTCGTAATGTGATCATTTACACAGTGACCGGATGATaaagtgtgtgtcttctgtgacTGCAGACTGCGTGAGGAAACAACGCAACAATGACATCGACAAAACTAGAGCTACGTTGTGTCTTTCTATGATGTGTCTGAACCAAAGCTGagattaaactttaaaatgtccaaaagaGGGGCATCGCCGCGTGGACGGGCCGCGGGGAACATCTACAAGGCCAGTGAGAAGCTCTCACTTCTCGAGCACAGGTACCAAATCGCTCAGAGTGTGGATCAGACCTCTCGGCTGTGGCTCTGATCCTGCTGATCTGACTGCCGTGGAGGCCGTCACTCTTCTCGTGGAAGTAGGCGTGAACACATTTCTCCTCGAACTCGTGGAGCCTCTTGCGATCCTCGTGGCTCAGCCAGAGCTCTGGTGGAAACGGGAAGGGACTTGAACCACAGGTTCACGCTGTGCACGGATCCACATCCACACGAGCACTCACTAAGTCCTGAGCCCCTCTCCTCCTGGTCAGCGTCCCCCGTCCATTTCCTGGCCACGGCCCTCGCACCTGAGGTCAGGTGACTGAGGAGGATCAGCGGCGGAGGCAGCCACGGCCTTTCCTGGTAGGTCATTATGTAGCGATGGCGGTTGTACTTCCACAGTTCGTTGGAGATTGATTTCATGTCAAAGTATATGTTGCTGTTATTGAGAGGACAACACAAACCTAAATAAAAGTGCTGTTGATTTTAGGGCACCGCAAAACATGCATTTGGAAGACTTACTTAAAAGATGCAATGAGAATGTTGACCATGATCAGATACTGGACGAACATGTAGACAGCTTGGAGGAAGGGAGTAAGGAAGGAAGCAGGAGGACACGAATCACCGGCAAAGCACTCTGTTaggacccccccacacacacacacacacacacacacacacacacacacggaccttAAACTAGCAACAATCAATagcagcatcagcagtgggaataCAATGTTACAATTTGGCATTTATGAACCATGAGAAAAGCCTCAtctaaaaatagattttttttcaactaaactaacttttgattgacagccttTAGCATCATACATCAGCTGTCAAAATAATCAATGAAGAACCATTTAAAAATGAGGTGAGAATAATTCAGTCTGCTTTTAAGTTTGATAAAACATGATCGTCGTTGACCGGGCATCGATCTGACTTTGATCCAGTCAGGGCTTCAACCAAAGTGTAAACAAGGGAACAACCCTCACCCTCGGATGGGTAGACCTCCCCGTACATCATCCAGTAGGGCATGAAGACGATGTCTCGAGCGATGCTCCAGGACGGCTCCTGGTCTGGCGACAGGATGGCCTTCCTGGACACCCCGAAGCACAGCAGCACTATTGCCATCATCACCACGATGAAGAACATGTTACTGGTctgaggagacggggggggagCGAAGAGACACGGGTGACTGAAAATGGGAAAGGAAGCACGTCTCCCCAACAGGTGGTGAGGCGTCTCTGCTCACCATCTTAGTGATCATGGTGAGGTAAGGGCCAGCGTCCTGGTTGACCGCCAGCAGGTCCAGCGCCCTGATGAACCAGAAGATGATGTCCAGACAGTAAATGATGCGTCCTGCCGTGTGGTAGGGGTCAGCATACCAACGCAGGGTCAACCCGgtcaggaagaagaggatggcCACCACGTCGGACGCGTTCCAGTACTCTGAGAACCAAATCTTCAGCTTCTGGCTCAGCTTCTTCGGCTCAGACATGAGAACCTGATGGAGATTTACATATTTGATTGATCCACAAACATCTAAACAGCTCCAGAATCACGGAATGAGGAGAAATAAAGAAGCTGACTCACCTCTCGGGTTTTCTCCACGGCAGTGGACACGATGTACGCTATGACCAGCCACTCCTGGACGCTGGGTAGATCCTGCATCTCCACCAGGACCACCTGGCAGAACAACACCAGGAAGGCCAAGTAGAAAATCTAAAATGGAAAGAGAGCCAAGAAAGTGTCATATCACACATGCTGCATCAAACACGGAGGAAATGCTATTGGACACCATGGACACCATGGACACCACCCACTGTGTGAAACCAGAACTTGACCACGGGAGCTGCGTAGAAGTCGTAGACCCGTGTGATCCAGGAGAGACACAGCGTCGCAGAGGGCACCGTTTCCGACGCGTGGCCAAAACATCTGCCACATCTGCCTCGCTCTGCATCCCGACCGCCCTGCGGCACCAGAGTCCAACGCGTCAGAGGGCAGAATGCGAGACACGTGCGTCTCTGGCGCGTGATCCGTTACCTCGTCGGGCGCTGCAGACTTCACGGGCTCAAGTCCAAAGGGCATTGCCTCATGGGATTGTGGAACATGACACATCTCAGCTTTGCTTTTGAACTCCAGAAGTAAGATGGCGGGAGGCAGAAGAAGGCTCAAAATGATCTG carries:
- the LOC134127343 gene encoding transient receptor potential cation channel subfamily M member 6-like is translated as MNLTVYRVGSASKVFINISKSSSFQSSENLYPNYSAVERNNLMRLAHTIPFSPVSIPGGEEVSVYSLDPLSPGVEPECGTDCSWSTRGLSAMLRPLGPSEAPLGGAGGLRRGRRVLCTWAERGALTPGAVYVAKAHGPQEASLQLCLREIQQQRAAQEMMRVFNSVKPADMHHSPRFLDVALVLWHSNGQWLTIERNMSGDFRKYNTRSGEEVAPCCSLEEMLLAFSHWTYEYSCRELLVLHMQGVGEELTDPTVLVADHLRGSSSEMLFGPDSLGDAAISAFRQKHSCGACCHRLGLADLRTGPYSCKNSSEAKPTRGEGPEARDRCPRK
- the LOC119195902 gene encoding transient receptor potential cation channel subfamily M member 6-like, producing the protein MSFTGKPRRSWIEESFSKRECVKFIPSSGDLQRCCCGRLVVEHPWHESLPPPASLCPGPGRDLEEGWSVELHTRASPTDAYGTIDFQDRAARAKFARVGVDSKPEVLLQLMLTEWQMERPKLLLTVHGGSEDFPLPPRVKQAFGKGLMGAALSTGAWILTDGVHTGVSRHVGEAVKAFGGHSLRRRNAVGIAPWGVIDSNTDLVGRDVLRPYQPLGDPLSRGAFLNGFHSHFLLVDDGTLGKHGCQQGLRRKLEKHIHLQKIHPRLNQGVPVVCVVVEGGPSLVSTVLDYVSNVPPVPVFVLEGSGRAADLIAFLHKQTSIGRPLGADIKEDFLVRIGNVFGVESAEASHLCSVLLQCMNHRESITIFDSESEDQAAPDAAILTTSLKGTKAGPAEQLGTALAWDRADIAQKDVLVYGQHWKVGSLEQAMLDALVMDRVSFVKLLIDNGMTMSRFLTVDRLEELYNMPRGQTGRFLRHLVEDAKQTSLPSGYRLSLVDVGLVMEFLMGGAYRSPYTRKHFRAAYSSRLDKVAAALPVFVRRVLMALQDQKFFRAAQPCKPKLVVSPGSRAEIPSPPPRRGHGDAPLPVPFSFNDLFVWAILHQRHQMALFLCQHGEEVMARAAVAFKLYRSMAHEAQQGSVDDHVLERFRTHSLEFGQLAVDLLDCAFRQNEQMAMKLLTSEMEAWSHFTCLQMAVSSGHRSFVSHSCTQTLLTDLWTGPLNMRKNSSVKIILSLLLPPAILLLEFKSKAEMCHVPQSHEAMPFGLEPVKSAAPDEVTDHAPETHGGRDAERGRCGRCFGHASETVPSATLCLSWITRVYDFYAAPVVKFWFHTIFYLAFLVLFCQVVLVEMQDLPSVQEWLVIAYIVSTAVEKTREVLMSEPKKLSQKLKIWFSEYWNASDVVAILFFLTGLTLRWYADPYHTAGRIIYCLDIIFWFIRALDLLAVNQDAGPYLTMITKMTSNMFFIVVMMAIVLLCFGVSRKAILSPDQEPSWSIARDIVFMPYWMMYGEVYPSEGEECFAGDSCPPASFLTPFLQAVYMFVQYLIMVNILIASFNNIYFDMKSISNELWKYNRHRYIMTYQERPWLPPPLILLSHLTSGARAVARKWTGDADQEERGSGLKLWLSHEDRKRLHEFEEKCVHAYFHEKSDGLHGSQISRIRATAERAEEMSAMVGDVSEKVLFIQDSLLDLDCQLGRLQDLSAAAVDTLSLLSASEEARLVPCAPTAASRHALPRSRTRSRRRMECSVAAEGSRRGRNEDGEEGRNQPAAVARPVEDWLGASRPSRPASFSHFHGESDHPYGFRGQTPRPACGSSPLSVEPYVRPSPEETSVEEEEEEEEELSSGEPSGASSHAVLLSEPPHVSEGLLNPAFSQDDGSSQSRPRSRSGRTATPPPRGPPRGPCTSRPSSVEEDLLSVTPPPLTRGSCPLLHGAKDRDTWSGAKSFRDDASLPRSKERPKSSDSTHVSRKSRKRKTAKLRETATSNLSRGSWRTERRSRGEPTCWSASTSLSRLNVEPTDWLKKDARRPGCPRSTSRRSS